ATAACGGTTATTCAGATTGAGCACCAGCACCGGCAGCTCATATTGCAGCGCCGTGGAAAGCTCCTGAATATTCATCTGGATACTGCCATCGCCGGTCACGCAAATGACCGTTTCGCCCGGCAACGCCATCTTCACACCCAGCGCGGCTGGCAATCCAAAACCCATCGTGCCAAGCCCGCCAGAGTTGATCCAGCGTCGCGGTTTATCAAAGCGGTAGTAGAGCGCGGCGAACATCTGGTGCTGGCCGACATCGGAGGTGACGTAAGCATCGCCGTTGGTTAAACGCCAGACCGCCTCGATCACCGCCTGCGGTTTGATGCTCTCGCTCTGGGTGTCATATTTCAGGCACTGGCGCGCGCGCCACTGATCAATGCGCGACCACCAGTCACGAATATCATCCAGCGGTTGCGGGTACGTTTCTTGCTCCAACAGTTCAAGCATCTGTTCGAGAACCCGCCGTGCATCACCAACAATCGGCACATCGGCCTGCACAGTTTTGGAAATCGAGGTGGGATCAATATCAATATGCAACACCGTGGCGTCAGGACAGTATTTCGCCAGACTATTCGTGGTGCGATCGTCAAAGCGCACACCAACGGCAAAGATAACGTCAGAATTATGCATCGTCATATTGGCTTCGTAGGTGCCGTGCATGCCCAGCATACCCAGCGCCTGACGATGCGAGGCTGGAAAGGCTCCCAGTCCCATTAAAGAAGAAACCACCGGCGCATTCAGCTTTTCCGCCAACTGACGCAATGGATTTTCACAGGCGGAGTTGATTGCACCACCGCCGACATAGAAAACCGGTCTTTTGGCGGCGGTCAGGGTTTGCAATGCCCGTTTGATCTGCCCCTTGTGCCCCTGCGTGGTGGGGTTGTAGGAGCGCATGCTGACCGATTCCGGCCAGACGTAGGGTAATTTATTGGCCGGGTTCATGATGTCTTTCGGCAAATCCACTACCACCGGACCCGGACGCCCGCTAGCGGCCAACCAGAACGCTTTCTTTATTACGCCAGGAATATCTTCGGCCTGTTTCACGAGGAAGCTGTGTTTTACTACCGGGCGGGAGATCCCCACCATGTCGCACTCCTGGAAGGCGTCATAACCAATCAGCGAGGTGGCAACCTGGCCGGAAAGCACCACCAGCGGAATGGAGTCCATATAGGCTGTTGCAATACCGGTAATGGCATTCGTCGCACCGGGACCTGATGTCACCAGCACCACGCCCACTTCACCCGTCGCCCGCGCCAGCCCGTCGGCCATATGCACCGCCGCCTGTTCGTGGCGCACCAGTACATGCTCAATACCGCCGACGGTATGCAGGGCATCGTAGATATCAAGAACTGCGCCTCCGGGATAGCCGAATACTTTCTTTACGCCTTGATCGATAAGCGATCGGACGACCATCTCGGCTCCAGACAACATCTCCATGCTTTGCCTCCAGGCTTACGTTTGTCGACTGACGGCAGAAATCATTTCCGCGCTGTCGCTCTGTTCAGAGCAGGAGAACCCTGCGTTCTGATTATGAATGGCAGTTACCATAACCGCTCAAAATCTGGCAGGCAATGAGCAACCCGTTGATGTAAAGCTCGGTCAAAAGTGAAATAGCAATGTCAAAAACGAAGTTATGGTGAAAACATCTGTGATAAGGAGAGACGATGACCATAGATCATCCGAATGGCGTCCTGGTCAGTAATTCATGCATTTTTAACGTAGCGCTGGCGAGCCCGGCGCTTGCAAAACAGAACAAAATAGTACCGAGAAATAAAAACACAGAATAAACCGGGCGATTCCTGCCCGGTCTATTCTGCCCATAATTTAGCGGCTACAGACCGATACTAATAGCTCTTCCATCCACTGATGGCCTTTATCGCGACCGGCAGATTCATGCCAGGAGAGAGAACAGGTACGGCTATTAAGCGTTAACGGTAACGGCAAAGCCTTCAGCGCCAACCCTTCGGCAAAACGCTCAACCAGCCAGCGCGGCGCAATGGATACAAAATGTGTCTGCGACACCACATTCAATACGCTGGTCAATGCCATACCCTGGTAGGCAATACGGTTTCGCTTCTCAACCGTGTCGTACCATGGCTGGCTAAAGGAGGCATAGCGCTCCAGCGAGACAACGGCGTGCTGTTCGTTAAACAACGCCGTTTCAGAAGTCAATTCGCTAATGCGAGGATGTTTCTGGCTGGCAACCAGCACCATTTCGTCTTTAAAGAGTGGTACGCATGAAAATTCAGGGCGACGAAACTCTTCATAGCCAATCACAAATTCAATTTCCTGATACCGTAACTGGTGTTCAGTACTGTGACTGAGATCAGACTTAAATATCAGATTAATATTTGGCGCGACGGTTTTTACATTGCTGTAAATAACAGACGTCAGGAAATTATCAAGTGGGCTACAAACACAAAGATTAAAAATACGCTCACTGCTTAGCGGATCAAAACCGGAGCCTGGCAGCTCATTTTGCACCAACTGTAATGCCTGACGGATGGCGCCAAAAAGTTGATAAGAGCGTGCAGTCGGTTGAATACCGCGACCATAACGGACAAAAAGTTCATCGTTAAACATCACTTTAAGCCGCGCAACCGCGTTACTGACCGCAGGCTGAGACATGCCCAGCGCCTGGGCCGCGCGGGTGATGTTTTGCTCCTGCATTACCGCATCGAAAACGGTCAGTAAATTGAGATCAACAGAACGTAATTGAGGTTTTTCAGAATCACTAACTTGCTGATTATAAAGGATTTCCCCTGGAACATTGCAATCCGTCGTCATGATAAACTCCCTTGACCTATGTAATAATAATATTCAGGAAGATGATTTATCACGCATATAGCATTATTAGAAGCACAGCAGGAAAAATTAGGAATATATAAAGCTTCATTTTATTCCGAAGAGAAAATTCGAAAAAACAATAATCATCAATCAAATAAAACCTCCTATTAAATATTTTTACTTTATTGAACATTTTGCAACGTAAACAATAAGAAGTTCTCGCTGCTCACTAATTTTATTAACAAAAATAAATAAAGATTATTTATTAACACCCCATTTAATAAGCAATTCCACCGTTAACGTTCTTACCCCTTCCATGAGCACGAAAACCGCAATCTTGTCGTTGATGCAGAATATTAAACTAAAAGCGGACAATGCAATTGGCGATCTCCGCAGGCTGTTTTCACGACAGGGGTTGACATCAAAAGGCGTATCCAGTACCACTAAAAGCATATCGGTTTTCACTGGAGCAAGATTCATGATTCACCACGTCGGTTTCACTGGTCTACTACTACTAAACGCATCAATTGTGCGCGGTAGACCGGTGGACGACACTCAGAACTGAATCGTCTTCCCGTTAAGACTAAGAACCCGCGCCTTGGCGCGGGTTTTTTTATGCTCGTAGCGAGGCGACCTAAGAGAAAAGGAACTAAACCATGAGCCAGCAGCAAGTCGTTATTTTCGATACCACATTACGTGATGGTGAACAGGCGTTACAGGCTAGCCTGAGCGTGAAAGAGAAGCTGCAAATCGCCCTCGCGCTGGAACGTATGGGCGTTGACGTAATGGAAGTCGGCTTTCCGGTTTCTTCCCCGGGTGATTTCGAGTCAGTACAAACCATCGCGCGCCAGGTCAAAAACAGCCGTGTTTGCGCCCTCGCCCGCTGCGTCGAGAAAGATATTGATGTTGCGGCGGAATCATTAAAAGTCGCGGAAGCCTTCCGCATCCACACCTTTATCGCCACCTCGCCCATGCATATCGCCACCAAGCTGCGCAGTACGCTGGATGAAGTGATCGAACGCGCGGTGTATATGGTGAAACGCGCACGCAACTACACCGACGATGTTGAGTTTTCTTGTGAAGACGCCGGTCGCACCCCTATTGCCGACCTGGCACGCGTCGTCGAAGCCGCCATCAATGCCGGTGCCAAAACCATTAATATCCCGGATACCGTGGGCTACACCATGCCCTTTGAGTTCGCCAATATCATTACCGGGCTGTATGAACGCGTTCCAAATATTGATAAAGCCATTATCTCTGTTCACACCCATGATGATTTAGGCCTGGCCGTCGGCAACGCCATTGCAGCGGTCCATGCTGGCGCACGCCAGGTTGAAGGTGCGATGAACGGTATCGGCGAACGCGCCGGAAACTGTTCGCTGGAAGAGGTCATCATGGCGATTAAAGTGCGCAAAGACATTATGAACGTGCACACCCGCATCAATCACCACGAAATCTGGCGCACCAGCCAGACCGTCAGCCAGATCTGCAATATGCCTGTTCCGGCGAACAAAGCGATTGTCGGCACCGGCGCTTTTGCCCACTCCTCCGGTATCCACCAGGACGGCGTACTGAAAAACCGCGAAAACTACGAAATCATGACGCCGGAATCCATCGGCCTGAATCAAGTGCAACTGAATCTGACGTCGCGCTCTGGCCGTGCGGCGGTTAAGCACCGCATGGAGGAAATGGGTTATCAGGAAGCCGATTACAACCTGGATAACCTGTACGACGCCTTCCTGAAGCTGGCGGATAAAAAAGGTCAGGTCTTTGATTACGATCTGGAAGCGCTGGCCTTCATCAACAAACAACAGGAAGAGCCGGAGCATTTCCGCCTGGATTACTTCAGTGTGCAATCCGGCTCTAACGATATCGCGACCGCCTCGGTCAAACTGGTCTGCGGCGAGGAAATTAAAGCCGAAGCCGCCAACGGCAACGGCCCGGTTGATGCGGTCTATCAGGCGATTAACCGCGTGACGGAATATGACATTGAGCTGGTGAAATATGACCTGAGCGCCAAAGGCCAGGGCAAAGATGCGCTGGGCCAGGTCGATATCGTAGTCAATTACAACGGCCGCCGCTTCCACGGTGTGGGTCTGGCGACCGATATCGTTGAATCCTCCGCCAAAGCGATGGTGCATGTGCTGAACAATATCTGGCGCGCCGCCGAAGTCGAAAAAGAGTTGCAACGCAAAGCGCAGAACAAAGAAAACAACAAGGAAACCGTGTGATGTCGAAGAATTACCATATTGCTGTGTTACCGGGTGACGGAATTGGCCCGGAAGTAATGGCACAAGCCCTGAAAGTACTGGAAGCCGTGCGCAGCCGTTTCGGTATGCACATTACCACCAGCCATTATGATGCCGGCGGTATCGCTATCGATCGCCACGGCAATCCGCTGCCACAGGCCACGGTAGAGGGCTGCGAGCAGGCTGACGCTATTCTGTTTGGCTCCGTCGGCGGGCCGAAATGGGAAAACCTGCCGCCAGCCCAGCAGCCAGAGCGCGGCGCACTGCTGCCGCTGCGTAAGCACTTCAAATTGTTCAGTAACCTGCGTCCGGCGAAACTCTATCCGGGCCTGGAAGCGTTCTGCCCACTGCGTGAAGATATTGCCGCCAACGGTTTCGATATCCTGTGCGTGCGCGAATTAACCGGCGGCATTTACTTCGGTCAACCGAAAGGCCGCGAAGGCAGCGGCCAGCATGAGAAAGCCTTCGATACTGAGGTTTATCACCGCTTTGAAATCGAGCGTATTGCGCGTATCGCGTTTGAATCTGCGCGTATACGCGGCAAAAAAGTGCACTCCATCGACAAAGCCAACGTGCTGCAAACCTCTCTGCTGTGGCGTGAAATCGTCAACGAAATCGCCGTTGAATACCCGGATGTTGAGCTGGCGCATATGTACATTGATAACGCCACCATGCAGCTGATTAAAGATCCGTCCCAGTTCGACGTGCTGCTGTGCTCCAACCTGTTCGGCGACATCCTCTCGGATGAGTGCGCGATGATCACAGGCTCGATGGGTATGCTGCCGTCTGCCAGCCTGAATGAACAGGGCTTTGGTCTGTACGAACCCGCTGGCGGCTCCGCACCAGATATCGCGGGCAAAAACATTGCCAATCCAATTGCGCAAATTCTCTCGCTGGCGCTGCTGCTGCGCTACAGCCTGGACGCGGACGATGCGGCAACGGCTATCGAAAACGCAATCAATCGTGCATTAGAAGAGGGCGTGCGCACCGGCGATTTAGCACGCGGCGCAGCGGCTGTCAGTACCGATGAGATGGGCGACATCATTGCCCGTTATGTCGCAGAAGGGGTTTAACCATGGCTAAGAGTTTGTACGAAAAGTTATTTGACGCGCATGTGGTGTACGAAGCGCCAAACGAGACCCCGCTGCTGTATATCGACCGCCATCTGGTGCACGAAGTGACGTCACCGCAGGCGTTTGACGGCCTGCGCGCGCATCATCGCCCGGTGCGTCAGCCGGGTAAAACCTTTGCGACGATGGATCATAACGTCTCGACGCAGACCAAAGATATCAACGCCTCCGGCGAGATGGCGCGCATTCAGATGCAGGAGCTGATTAAAAACTGCAACGAATTCGGCGTTGAACTGTATGACCTGAACCACCCGTATCAGGGCATCGTGCATGTGATGGGGCCGGAACAGGGCATTACCCTGCCGGGCATGACGATTGTTTGTGGCGATTCCCATACTGCGACCCACGGCGCGTTCGGCGCGCTGGCCTTTGGTATCGGCACTTCAGAAGTGGAACATGTGCTGGCAACGCAAACCCTGAAACAGGGCCGCGCCAAAACCATGAAGATTGAAGTGAAAGGCACCGCCGCACCGGGGATCACCGCGAAAGATATCGTGCTGGCGATCATCGGTAAAACCGGCAGCGCAGGCGGCACCGGCCATGTGGTGGAGTTCTGCGGTGATGCTATCCGTGCCCTGAGCATGGAAGGCCGTATGACCCTGTGCAATATGGCGATCGAGATGGGCGCAAAAGCCGGTCTGGTCGCACCGGATGAAACCACGTTCAACTATGTGCAGGGGCGTCTGCACGCGCCGAAAGGCAAAGATTTTGATGACGCAGTGGCGTACTGGAAAACGCTGCACACCGATGATGGCGCGCATTTCGACACCGTGGTGACATTGCAGGCGGAAGACATTGCCCCGCAGGTGACCTGGGGAACCAACCCCGGCCAGGTGATTTCCGTCACTGAAATCATTCCCGACCCGGCCTCTTTCGCCGATCCGGTTGAGCGCGCGTCGGCGGAAAAAGCGCTGGCCTATATGGGCCTGAAACCGGGCGTGCCGCTGACCGAAGTGGCGATCGATAAAGTCTTTATCGGCTCCTGCACCAATTCGCGTATTGAAGATTTGCGCGCGGCGGCAGAGATAGCCAAAGGCCGCAAAGTAGCGCCGGGCGTACAGGCGCTGGTAGTACCAGGCTCCGGCCCGGTCAAAGCGCAGGCGGAAGCCGAAGGTCTGGACAAGATCTTTATCGAAGCCGGTTTTGAGTGGCGTTTGCCAGGTTGCTCTATGTGTCTGGCAATGAATAACGACCGCCTTAACCCGGGCGAGCGTTGCGCCTCGACCAGTAACCGTAATTTTGAAGGCCGTCAGGGCCGCGGTGGACGCACTCATCTGGTCAGCCCGGCAATGGCCGCTGCGGCGGCGGTGACCGGCCACTTCGCTGATATTCGTACTTTGCAGTCTTAAGGAGACCACCATGGCAGAGAAATTTACCCAACATACCGGCCTGGTGGTTCCGCTGGACGCCGCCAATGTCGATACCGACGCGATTATCCCTAAGCAGTTTTTGCAGAAGGTGACGCGCACCGGTTTTGGCGCTCATCTGTTTAACGACTGGCGTTTTCTCGATGATAAGGGCGAGCAGCCGAACCCGGAGTTCGTGCTGAATTTCCCGCAGTACAAAGGCGCGTCGATTTTGCTGGCGCGGGAGAACTTTGGCTGTGGCTCATCCCGTGAACATGCTCCGTGGGCGCTGACGGATTACGGTTTTAAAGTGGTGATTGCGCCAGGCTTCGCCGATATCTTCTACGGCAACAGCTTTAACAATCAGTTGCTGCCGGTGACCCTGAGCGACGAAGAGGTGGATGAACTGTTTGCGCTGGTGCAGAGCCAGCCGGGCATTACTTTCGAAGTGGATCTGCAAGCGCAGGTAGTGAATGCGGGCGGGAAATCCTACCGCTTCAATATTGATGCTTTCCGCCGCCACTGCATGCTAAATGGCCTGGACAGCATCGGCCTGACGCTGCAAAACGAAGACGCCATCGCCGCGTATGAGCACAAACAACCCGCGTTTATGAGTTAACTGCACTATGCGGATCGCCGGATGGCGGCTCCGCCTTATCCGGCCTACAAACCGAATCGACACCTCTTGAATCCAGGGTTTTGTAGGCCGGATAAGCGCTAGCGCCATCCGGCGATAATCCAGTAATGAAAACTCACACATCCTTCACACGGCTGGTCAGCAGCAGCGTCACCAGCGAAATCCCCGCAATTCCCCAGTACACCGCGCCATGCCCAAAGCTTTGCGCCAGCGCGCCCTGGATAACTCCGGCCAGAATCACCCCGGTGGAGATGCTATTAGTAAACAGCGTGGTGGCAGAACCCGCGCGCCCCGGCATCAGATCCTGGAACCACAACATGCCAATCCCGGCAACAATACCGATAAACACCGCATTAAAAATCTGCAACAGCAGCAGCGACGTCTGGCTATGGAAAAAGAGCAGGCCGCTATAAAACAGCACACCGGCGGTAACGGCGATCAGCATCATCAGCCGCTTACCAAAACGCTTCACAAAATAGCCCGCAAGGATCATCGCCGGGATCTCCAGCCCCGCCGCCGTGCCCATTAAAATCCCCGCCAGCTTATCCGGCAGGCCAAGCTCGAGGCTTATCCACAGCGGCATGTCGATGATGTACATGGTGTTGCAGGTCCACATCAGCGTCGAGGCAATAAACAGCATGCGCACGTTCTTATCGCGCCAGCCGCTCACCTGCGTTACCGCTACGTCGGCAGGCTGCTCAATGCGCTTAACAGAGGGCAGCCAGAAGGCAATCAGCACCAGACTAATGACAAACAGCCCGGCGGCGATAGAGAACATGGCGACAAAGCCATAATTGAGCGCCAGCATAAAGGCCAGCGGCGGGCCAATCACCCACGCCAGAGAAAGCTGCGCGCGCATCACCGAGCTAAACATCACCACTTCCCGCGCGGAGCTATCGGCATATTCACGCGCCAGCGCGAACAGCTGTGGCATGGCGGTATTAGCAAGTGACGCCAGCAGCACACCGCAGGTGATTAACGTCAGGTAGTGACGATTAAAGGCAAACAACAGCGCGTTGCCCACCGCCATCAGGCAACAAAAGAGGATAAGTTTGCGGCGATCGCCCTGGCTATCGGATCGCTTTGCCAGCGCCAGGCTGACAAGGATCCCGGCAATGGCGTTGACGGTATAAAACAGTCCAATCCAGAACGGCTCTGCGCCCACTTCACGGCTGAGAAACAAGCTTAGCGTCGGGGCCTGAACCGCGCCGGCAACGCCCATCATAAAGGCGACGATCATAAACGCGATGTAAACACCGTTCAGGCGGCGTCCCATCGTCATTAACCAGAGCATGGTATTTCCTTGTTAAAAGCGGCAAAAAGCGTTGAAAGCATAAACGAAAAAAGCCAGCAAAAACATTTTGCTGGCGGGTGCATTCGCACTTAATACTCAGTCACACATGATGGCCGCGATTAAGCCTTTAAAGCAGGCGTTGTCATTTCCCCACTTCGCCCGGCACTTCCTCGCTTTCATCGAAGAGAATTATTGGCTTAATATAGGGAAAAATAAATTGCTGAGTTTTTCTCGGGAGTTCCCCTTTTATGTCGACCGGCCGTCTACAACAACAGTTCATCCGTCTGTGGCAATGCTGCGATGGAAAGTCTCAGGAAACCACGCTTAATGAACTGGCGGAGCTACTGAATTGCTCGCGCCGCCATATGCGCACACTGCTGAACACCATGCAGGAACGCGGCTGGCTGACGTGGGAAGCCGAAGCCGGTCGCGGCAAACGCTCGCGTCTCAGTTTTCTTTATACCGGCCTTGCACTCCAGCAACAGCGCGCGGAAGACCTGCTGGAGCAGGATCGCATCGATCAACTGGTGCAACTGGTGGGAGACAAAACCGCCGTGCGCCAGATGCTGGTTTCGCATCTCGGGCGAAGCTTTCGCCAGGGGCGGCACATCCTGCGCGTACTCTATTACCGTCCGCTGCGCAACCTGCTTCCCGGTACACCGCTGCGGCGTTCCGAAACCCACATTGCGCGGCAAATCTTCAGTACCTTAACGCGTATAAATGAGGAAAACGGGGAACTGGAAGCCGATATCGCCCATCACTGGAAAGCGATTTCCCCTTTACACTGGCGTTTTTATTTACGTCCCGGCATCCATTTTCACCACGGACGCGAGCTGGAAATGAGCGATGTGATTGCGTCATTGCAACGCGCCAGCGCCCTGCCGCTCTATTCGCATATTCGAGAAGTGGTCTCCCCTACGCCGTGGACGCTGGATATCCATCTTTCGCAGCCGGATAACTGGCTACCGTGGCTGATGGGCCATGTGCCGTCGATGATTTTGCCCCACGACTGGAGCACGCTGCCTAATTTTGCCAGCCAGCCGATTGGCACCGGTCCTTATGCCGTGACGCGCAATACCAGCAACCAGCTTAAAATCCACGCCTTTGAGGATTACTTCGGTTTTCGGGCGCTGATTGATGAAGTCAACGTCTGGGTGCTGACCGATCTGGCTGACGAACCGGCCTGCGGCCTGACGCTGGAAGGCCCAACCGAGGGCGAAAAAGCGGTGGAAAGCCGCCTGGAAGAGGGTTGTTACTATCTGCTGTTTGACGCGCGATCCAGCCGGGGTGCGAATCCGGCGGTCAGAGAGTGGGTCAGCCATATCCTCTCGCCGACCAATTTGCTGTGGCATGCCAGCGAGCATAACCAGCGTTACTGGTTCCCGGCCTATGGTTTATTGCCACGCTGGCACCACGCCCGCCCCGGCAGCGGTGAAAAGCCCGCCGGGCTGGAAACACTCACGCTCACGTTTTATCGCGAGCACAACGAGCACGAAGCGATTGCCCAAACCATGAGCACGCTGCTCGCGGAGCACGGCGTAAAACTGATTACGCAGGACGTGGATTACGACGAGTGGCATCGCGGCGAAACCCACAGCGATATCTGGCTCAATAGCGCCAATTTCACCCTGCCGCTCGATTTCTCGGTCTTCGCCAATCTGTATGAAGTGCCATTGTTGCAGCACTGCATTCCCCTCGACTGGCAGGCGGACGCCGCCCGCTGGCGCGCCGGGGAGATGAACCTTGCCGTCTGGTCGCAACAGTTGCTGGCAAGCAAAGCGATTGTGCCGCTAATCCACCACTGGCTCAGGATCCAGGGCCAGCGCACCATGCGCGGTCTGCGTATGAACACCCTCGGCTGGTTTGATTTTAAATCCGCCTGGTTTGCGCCGCCGGATCCGTAAGGCTTTCGCATTTTTTACCAAATCATTACAATACGGCGTTCTCAACGGGGTGCTGCGCGTTGCGCGTGTGCTGAGAAAATACCCGTCGAACCTGATCCGGATAACGCCGGCGAAGGGATTTGAGGCTCCTTCTCAAAATCCTTTGCCACCCATTTTTGAGGTGCAAAGTGTTAAAAAAATCTCTGCTATGCCTGCTGTTTCTTGCCGCGCCCGTTTTCGCTAAACCTGTGCTGACGGTTTATACCTACGACTCCTTCGCCGCCGACTGGGGGCCAGGCCCGGCGGTGAAAAAAGCCTTTGAAGCCGACTGCAACTGCGAACTGAAATTCGTGGCGCTGGAAGATGGCGTTTCGCTGCTCAACCGCCTGCGCATGGAAGGCAAAAACAGCAAAGCCGATGTGGTGCTTGGGCTGGATAACAACCTGCTGGAAGCGGCAACGCAAACCAAACTGTTCGCCAAAAGCAATGTGCCAACCGATGCGGTCAACGTGCCTGGCGGCTGGAAGAACGACACCTTTGTCCCGTTCGATTACGGCTGGTTCGCCTTTGTCTACGATAAAAATAAACTGAAAAACCCGCCGACAAGCCTGAAAGAGCTGGTCGAGAGCGAGCAGAAATGGCGCGTTATTTACGAAGACCCGCGCACCAGCACGCCAGGGCTTGGCCTGCTGTTGTGGGTGCA
The nucleotide sequence above comes from Kosakonia sp. H02. Encoded proteins:
- the thiB gene encoding thiamine ABC transporter substrate binding subunit; translation: MLKKSLLCLLFLAAPVFAKPVLTVYTYDSFAADWGPGPAVKKAFEADCNCELKFVALEDGVSLLNRLRMEGKNSKADVVLGLDNNLLEAATQTKLFAKSNVPTDAVNVPGGWKNDTFVPFDYGWFAFVYDKNKLKNPPTSLKELVESEQKWRVIYEDPRTSTPGLGLLLWVQKVYGDKAPQAWQKLAAKTVTVTKGWSEAYGLFLKGESDLVLSYTTSPAYHIIEEKKENYAAANFSEGHYLQVEVAARTAASKQPELAEKFLKFMVSPAFQNTIPGGNWMYPVSNVALPAGFDQLAKPQTSLEFTPQDVATQRANWINAWQRAVSR